A region of the Phaseolus vulgaris cultivar G19833 chromosome 11, P. vulgaris v2.0, whole genome shotgun sequence genome:
CCCAAAGGTTGAGTTTTCTTTTAACCTAAGTTTGAATATGTTTTGCCTGTCTACAGTTCTCTCAGTTTTAGGTTTAGGTCCAGTTCATTGCATATTGATTTTGATGTAAGATAATTTAGTGTTTACctctttaaaaattttaaaaagtagaaACTAAATTCTATCTGTTTGCAATCATAAAAGTTACTGATATTTCTAAATTGCCTCAAAATtgttttttctgaatttttccttttttattaatgtttagAATCTATGATATGTATATTCTTGATTAAATATTTATGATGTTTTTAGACTGACATTATGATGATAATAATTCTTAGTGTGTTTGAAAGGTGCTAGCTTTTGAGGTAGTCAAGAGTGATAAGACGTTTTAACTATTGTTAGTGTAGATAGTAGAGATACAAATGTGAGATTCGTTATGTTTAGAGAGGTGTGTATGTTTCTATGTTTTATATAAAGATTGAACCATTCTTAAataagttatatttatttattttttcttatttataaaaaaaaattattatttttaaatggaaTAGCTGAATTCATTCCAACTTATTCAAAAACAGGTAATTTTCTTTAAGCTTTTGTGCTTATTTTAAGCAGTTAGAAAAACGCATACTAAACTAAAAACTACATTTCTTTATGCAAATTTAACAAACGGGCTTAATTAGTTTAATTATCAGTTTCTAGCTATAAATTCTCTTGATTCTGGAATTTGTTCCCTGTTGTTAGATTCTGGAATTTGAAAACTGATTTAATAATTAGTTTAGaaacttatttaataataataaaacataatataaaaactaatcaatcttaatttttcaaatatctctaattcaatatttttgaatgatttttttttagtctaAGTCGATTTGTTTATCTTTGTATGATTCTGATCTTGGGTTTGATTACTTGAGAAAGAACAGATGGTAAGGTTACAACATGTCAGGAGAGTATTGAATCCATTGATGAAGCAAATAAAACAGTGATCTACAAGCTCTTCGATGGAGACATCGATCTCCATTTCAAGCTCTTCAAGTTCGTATTTCAAGCAATTGATAACAACAGTGGTGGCTCTATTATAAAATGGACAGTTGAATATGAGAGGCTTGATAAGGAAGTTGATCCTCCTTATGGCTACATCGAGTTCCTGCACAAATGCACCAGAGACATCGATGCTCATCTTCTCAAGGCATAGCTCCAAAAACTTATGcagaaaattaaaactaaataaataagaaacaGTGGCATTGACCTTAGGTTAAGTGCT
Encoded here:
- the LOC137811409 gene encoding MLP-like protein 43, producing the protein MSLAGKISTEIGVHAAAAKWFNLFAKQLHHIQNLTDRVHGTKLHRGEDFHHNESIKHWTYTIDGKVTTCQESIESIDEANKTVIYKLFDGDIDLHFKLFKFVFQAIDNNSGGSIIKWTVEYERLDKEVDPPYGYIEFLHKCTRDIDAHLLKA